Part of the Anticarsia gemmatalis isolate Benzon Research Colony breed Stoneville strain chromosome 14, ilAntGemm2 primary, whole genome shotgun sequence genome, CGTGTTGTATACCATCTTACAATGTGTACTCATACAATGAAGTATTGTGGTGTACGCACCATATACTTAAGTTTCACCGGAAAACGTGGCGGCGCAACCGGTCTCCGCTACCAACAAAATGTATAGAGCTCTATAGAGTTACTAACCCTGGTCTCCGCTTGGTAGCGCAACCAATCTGGTAGCGTGACGCGCCCAGCTCGGATGATATGATGTCTCACGCACTCAGCTGCCTGTCCGGCCGCCAGTGATGTCTTTTTCTCTTGAACTCTTATTTTCTACTACTGTACATGAAGCAGTAGGTAGTGCTACCTTTCTAACTTCCCCGTGTACTCTTTGTGTCAGCTCGCCTTGatacttaacttttaaattaaggAAATGACCTGCCCCCTTTTTTGGATTACTGAACTTAATAAAacctattaaaaactttttcaaattttGCTGACTTTCATCATAAAGTTATATACCTAGATACTTTGTCTTTGGCGATTGGCATAGACCATGTTGAGTggtgtttttatttagaaaagtcAAGGgagtcatataaaaatataaacattttcctGTCTGTGTAAAGCGGATTTAGAGAATAGATTCAATGttaatatcacaataaatacgtaaatatttaaatttcaacatGTTGAGTTCTTGTTGGTATAGTATATTCTTGGACGCGTACACATATTCTTCtagttatttactttttactataactataattattgcATCTATAATAACGGTGTGGCTTTATGAGAAACCTAGATTTTACAAGGTATTTAAGTTACAAGTCGTACAGTGATTAATAATTCCAATGAACTATGTACCAAGTTCGGCGGGACGGCCTACTCAGTGATTAAGGAGGTCGCCACGCCAGTGCATAGGaaggacgtgggttcgattcccatcaATATTCGTGCGATCCGCAAATAGttctttcgggtctggttgtacagacctactttgtgtccgttgtttgtaagtttgtaaaagtccccgcgaccgAAGGGCATTTCCTAGTgcggaaattgtatttttaaaaaaaattgtgtggaATTAAGTACCGTTGTTAGATAGTTCTTGTATTGATCACTAATTATTATCGACGgctatttatcaaaattacatacTTGCTaacttaaagaaaatgttgttatataggtagttttatattaaaattggttGCAGGAAATGTAATGgaaaggatttttcaaaaagatttttttttgttttagttattattcATAAGGAGCAAGCACTCGAATATTTTGAGTTCTACTGAAAGTGAGGATACTATGAATTATAATGGCATAGTAGATCGTGAATTGTCCAATATCCATGAGGAAAAAAAGATAATAGAAGTTGCCCTAGACTCTCAATGTACTcttaaatgtaaaacttaagacattcaaatatataatagaataccaTATTTAtccttttttcttattttatagcAGTTGGAAGttaatgttaattattgtaTATCGGTATATTTAACATGACCGAATTATTGTCTCGCTTATGGAAGTGGTACCCTCTTTAGTAGACCGAAGGGTGAAGGGCTGGTATTAAATGACATTCTGTGTCATACATACCAAATGGGCACGATCTGAGTGAGCCACTAACATATATTGATTATGTTCAACTGTTCTAGAACAAATTTcatgattatttataaatccATATTTACATAGGCACTAAATTAACGCTTTGTTATCAAGGGGGTACGCAGAGACCGCCACCGGTTAATATacctataaattaaattctgcTTCTCATACATACATGTTAGAACACATGTCCGCCGGTTACAACTGAACTTTTTGAAGAATACCACCAAAATTAACTTGTCGACATGACAATCTATTTGATATATTAACTATATAGTATTTCGTAATCATTATCTTTATTGTGGAGATATTTGAAACACAAGCTATAATACAATCATTTTTATTCGTGACAGCCGAAAAAGCAAATTAGTGTCTTATAAAAGTAAGACAATATGAAAtaacactataaaataaaaaatatgtaatatcaaCATTGAGAAAACATACAGGTGCAAAATATGCTATGGCTACTAAGGACAGCTCTTTCgttcttttattataatgtaggtaatttGATACACATAGAGAATTATGGTACATATTtaagtttatctatataaacaATGCAGTActttaacaagaaaatataattaattttaatttatctatgcATATTCCAGTATCTATGATAAATGTAGGTACATCAAAAATACACCAATCTTATATTGATGTAGAAGTgcaattttttaacaattttaatacttatctacataatattatggttACCAGACTAGTATGATTCATTATAACTTTGTAGATTAAAGGATAATCCcaagttttaattgtttaaggATCTATTGTTTCTTCTCAAAATGAATAACACAACCTTGATGTTACAATTGAATTCCATTTTACTATAGACAGTGGTATTAACCACTTTGGTGGCCATTGaagtgtttcttttatttttttggtgatGAATGGAGAGTCcctaatgtaaacaaaattttataatagataCAAGAATATCACgatattattttcacaatttatatTATCTGCATAATTTTGCAGCTATTCAAACTGGTACATCTTGAATTCATTATGATAAATTGCCTCtgtctgtataataatattgttattagaCAAAGTCATCTTATCATACTGAGTATAATTGTCTGATTAGCTCTATGATACATGGTTTGTCAACATTATAACATAATGCATTATGCGAATAAGTCTTtacaattgttattaattatacttaaaactattttaaaatttgaaatggGTCTCATTATTATAAACTGGTTCAACTTCACAAAATGTATAAGGTATTCAAGATacacttaataattaataaaaagtattttttacatcatAGGTTTTGATAGAAAATTCTAATTCTGAACTGATGATTGCACAATATTCATGGCCCCAGCAGTCAATTAATAAGTAgcaaatttaaatgtattttctaacAGTTTTCTAATAGTTATATGTCAAGGGATACACTTTTTAGAATAATGTGTAACTTGTCAAGTGGATTATTCACACTATAGTCATTACTGAGAGATTACCAACACAGTGACAACACCTTTAGAAGCTAAAGCAAAGTTTTCACtctgtatgttattttatagtCATGATTATTTATGATTCCATTACAATTttcgttacaatatttttttacaatcacaTATTAAATTTCGATTACCAAAAACTAACACAATTCGTAGGATTTTTATTGTGCACATTCTGAAACCactgtatacatataaacatgtAGAATacgatattttgtaataaatttaacatgATTGACTACAGTACAGCACCCCAAATATTGTCCAGCAAACCAACGCTGCTATAGGGTGTTTACTAAAGTaatatacaatttcatacaCAATTCCACAGCTCACATTGCGCaccattagaaaaataaattatagatgcTCCTAAACTAATACCTTCAAATTTATCTTGGCATATTTTCGCTGCACATctgaaaaagaaacaatatttagtttatgttattgcactgttaaatttaaattataggtaaaatttattatcgATGAGCTATGGTGCAGACTCCAGGCAAATCCATTGTTAACGAGAAAACCGAAAGTCTAGATTTTGATAAGAGTATCAGTTCAAATTGAGTCGGATTGGATGTTTCTTTTATTGTATCGAAAATCACAAAAACTGCGATTATAATAGAAAGTAAGTAAGGTAAGGTAATACATACAGCAGTTGAGCAGGAGATTGATGAATAATTTGTTTGAGAATTTGGGGAGCCCTGAAACATGTTCATCTGAACATGTGGCGGAGGCGGAGGCGGCGGAGGATGCGTCGCGAGCGGTGACACCGGCGGTGCCGCGGCGCCTACGCACCCTCCACCCGCGTTGTTAGGACTCCCCGTTGTCGACAAACGAGAAAATGCCGCTAGCGCATCAGGGAAATTAGGTGGAGTAGCTGGAGTATTGCATGGTGTCATCAATTGctgaaataataacatatttacttttgaaaacaatcataataatgttttcagtagttttctattctatttttcatagattcctgatactttcttttttaatatcagTCTGGACCCCTTTATACCTAATAATTT contains:
- the LOC142978124 gene encoding UBA-like domain-containing protein 2-A: MDSTLREQVMINQFVLAAGCAQEQAKQLLQAAHWQFETALSIFFQEVAIPAGANGIAAPHYRQQLMTPCNTPATPPNFPDALAAFSRLSTTGSPNNAGGGCVGAAAPPVSPLATHPPPPPPPPHVQMNMFQGSPNSQTNYSSISCSTAMCSENMPR